One genomic segment of Shinella zoogloeoides includes these proteins:
- a CDS encoding RuBisCO large subunit C-terminal-like domain-containing protein, translated as MVRRNDYVEDEILGRLEALDKDPYGRPGYLAKISYSDDDMGEDFLQFLNIVFGNSSIKPGLKVEDISPSPGVLALCKGPRHGIAGLRARAGIGDTPLLMSAIKPVGLSTAQLARLAHDFALGGMHFVKDDHGLVDQKTSPFEERLRACVEAVGESNAKSGGQTSFVPNITGPTTSLVERARRAQEAGAGAVMIAPALAGYDAIRALAEDSDFSLPIISHPAFSGANVVSPDCGFSHRSFFGTLHRLMGVDAAIYPNFGGRFGFTREECLSIARACAADIGGPKAIVAAPGGGMTLSRVPEMREAYGDDVMYLIGGALLQEPNLVDACRRLVAAVHA; from the coding sequence TTGGTCAGACGGAACGACTATGTCGAGGACGAGATCCTCGGCCGACTGGAGGCGCTCGACAAGGACCCTTACGGCAGGCCGGGCTATCTGGCCAAAATCTCCTACTCGGACGACGACATGGGGGAGGATTTCCTTCAGTTCCTCAATATTGTCTTCGGCAACAGTTCCATCAAGCCAGGCCTGAAGGTGGAAGACATCAGCCCCTCACCCGGCGTGCTGGCGCTCTGCAAAGGCCCGCGTCACGGCATTGCCGGACTTCGCGCCAGGGCGGGCATAGGTGACACACCCCTTCTGATGTCTGCCATCAAGCCCGTGGGCCTGTCGACAGCACAGCTGGCTCGTCTCGCCCATGACTTCGCGCTCGGCGGCATGCATTTCGTGAAGGACGATCACGGCCTCGTCGATCAGAAGACGTCTCCGTTCGAAGAGCGGTTGCGGGCCTGCGTCGAGGCCGTCGGCGAGTCGAACGCGAAATCCGGCGGCCAGACAAGCTTTGTCCCCAACATTACCGGGCCAACGACATCACTCGTCGAGCGCGCAAGACGAGCGCAGGAAGCTGGCGCGGGTGCCGTGATGATCGCCCCGGCACTGGCCGGCTACGACGCCATCCGTGCGCTGGCGGAGGATTCGGACTTCTCGCTTCCCATCATCTCCCACCCCGCCTTTTCCGGCGCGAATGTCGTCTCACCCGACTGCGGCTTCTCGCACCGCAGCTTTTTCGGCACCTTGCACCGGCTGATGGGTGTGGACGCTGCCATCTACCCGAACTTCGGTGGGCGTTTCGGCTTTACTCGCGAAGAGTGCCTGTCGATTGCGAGGGCTTGTGCGGCCGACATTGGGGGACCCAAGGCGATCGTTGCCGCGCCGGGTGGTGGCATGACCTTAAGCCGTGTGCCCGAAATGCGAGAGGCCTATGGTGACGACGTCATGTATCTGATCGGCGGCGCGCTGCTGCAGGAGCCTAACCTGGTCGATGCCTGCCGCCGCCTGGTCGCCGCCGTCCATGCCTGA
- a CDS encoding ATP-binding cassette domain-containing protein gives MDSDAIVEVRALNHWFGSGEVRKQALFDVNLTLKRGSFTVLMGPSGSGKTTVLTLIGCLRAVQDGSVRLLDHELKGAPQTQLVALRRRLGFIFQAHNLHESLTAAQNVMMGVQVHGGVPDGVAQRAAAHALGLVGLTDRTTYLPANLSGGQKQRVAVARALISSPALVLADEPTAALDKDSAAEVVDLLKRMGEARGTTTLLVTHDNRILDRADRILTLEDGRIVKIEERN, from the coding sequence ATGGACAGCGACGCAATCGTTGAAGTACGGGCCTTGAACCACTGGTTCGGCAGCGGCGAAGTCCGGAAACAAGCCCTGTTCGACGTGAACCTGACGTTGAAACGCGGCAGCTTCACCGTGTTGATGGGCCCTTCTGGGTCTGGCAAGACCACGGTGCTCACGCTGATCGGCTGCCTCCGCGCGGTACAGGATGGGTCGGTACGGCTTCTGGATCACGAACTGAAGGGCGCACCCCAGACACAGCTTGTCGCGCTGCGCCGGCGTCTGGGCTTCATATTCCAGGCCCACAACCTGCATGAAAGCCTGACTGCGGCGCAGAATGTGATGATGGGGGTGCAGGTGCATGGTGGCGTGCCCGACGGCGTGGCGCAACGCGCGGCCGCCCATGCGCTTGGCCTCGTCGGCCTGACAGACCGCACGACCTACCTGCCCGCCAACTTGTCAGGTGGGCAGAAACAGCGCGTGGCCGTGGCTCGGGCCCTTATCTCCAGCCCGGCGCTGGTGCTGGCAGACGAGCCCACCGCCGCACTGGACAAGGACAGTGCGGCCGAGGTCGTCGATCTGTTGAAACGCATGGGCGAAGCGCGGGGCACAACGACCTTGCTCGTCACCCATGACAACCGCATCCTTGACCGCGCTGATCGTATCCTGACACTGGAAGACGGCCGCATTGTCAAGATTGAGGAGCGAAACTAA
- a CDS encoding cytochrome b, with the protein MTHPTGYSGAQIALHWIVALLVAGQYIFKDSIASAWDAIRQGTDYAFDPLILAHVAGGGLILVFILWRLALRLTRGAPLPPANEPAPLKLLSHVAHWAFYAVLAIMSVSGALAWFVDLTIAAQVHNIFKVVLLALVALHVLAIPFHRIVLKNNVMIRMIRPAE; encoded by the coding sequence ATGACACATCCCACAGGTTATTCCGGAGCGCAGATCGCGCTCCACTGGATCGTCGCCCTGCTGGTCGCCGGTCAATATATCTTCAAGGACTCCATCGCCTCTGCCTGGGATGCGATCCGGCAGGGCACGGACTATGCCTTCGACCCACTGATCCTGGCCCATGTCGCGGGCGGCGGGCTGATCCTCGTCTTCATCCTGTGGCGACTGGCCCTGCGTCTGACGCGTGGCGCGCCTCTACCGCCCGCGAATGAACCCGCGCCGCTAAAGCTGCTGAGCCATGTCGCCCACTGGGCCTTCTATGCGGTACTGGCGATCATGTCTGTATCGGGTGCATTGGCGTGGTTCGTCGATCTCACCATTGCCGCACAGGTCCACAACATCTTCAAGGTCGTGCTTCTGGCGCTTGTCGCTCTGCATGTCCTGGCTATTCCCTTCCATCGGATCGTGCTGAAAAACAACGTCATGATCCGCATGATCCGTCCGGCGGAGTAG
- a CDS encoding YVTN family beta-propeller repeat protein, producing the protein MLAFATASALVLAIPFAATVRAEPAATGFVYTADEFGNTVSRIDLTTEKIDIVPVPITPHNVQFVSGKDLVLAVGLPVAGKAEDAHASNGAGHGGDGHGDAAVAGQLIVLDAADISSGVKASIPVGGHPAHVIADAQGNRAYVSNSEDDSLSVVDLAKGEVVATVGTGDYPHGLRMSPDGSAIYVANVQDGTVSVIDTTALSEVARIKVGVAPVQVGFTPDGKRVYVSLRDENKVAVIDTQSREVIARINVGRSPIQVYATPDGRLVYVANQGTETEPDETVSVIDVVGGNVVKTIQTDKGAHGVTVVADGAFVFVTNIVAGTVSQIDVGSQSVVKTYAVGKGPNGVTYQAQ; encoded by the coding sequence ATGCTGGCCTTCGCGACGGCATCGGCCCTGGTGCTTGCTATTCCGTTCGCCGCCACCGTCCGAGCGGAGCCTGCTGCAACCGGCTTCGTCTATACGGCCGATGAATTTGGCAACACCGTTAGCCGCATCGACCTTACCACGGAAAAGATCGACATCGTTCCGGTCCCGATCACGCCCCACAACGTGCAGTTCGTATCGGGAAAAGATTTGGTGCTGGCGGTGGGCCTGCCGGTCGCCGGCAAAGCTGAAGACGCTCATGCGTCCAATGGGGCTGGCCATGGCGGCGACGGACATGGTGATGCCGCTGTCGCAGGCCAATTGATCGTCCTCGACGCGGCCGATATTTCCTCCGGCGTGAAGGCGTCGATCCCCGTGGGTGGGCATCCTGCGCATGTGATCGCAGACGCGCAAGGCAATCGCGCCTACGTCTCGAATTCCGAAGACGACAGCTTGTCGGTCGTTGATCTTGCCAAGGGCGAGGTCGTCGCCACGGTCGGCACCGGCGACTACCCCCACGGCCTGCGGATGAGCCCGGATGGAAGCGCCATCTATGTCGCGAATGTCCAGGACGGTACTGTTTCGGTTATCGACACAACGGCGCTTTCGGAAGTTGCCAGGATCAAGGTAGGCGTTGCGCCCGTCCAGGTCGGCTTCACACCTGACGGAAAGCGGGTCTATGTCTCGCTGCGCGATGAAAACAAGGTCGCCGTTATCGACACGCAGTCGCGCGAGGTGATCGCACGCATCAATGTCGGCCGTTCGCCCATCCAGGTTTACGCCACGCCTGATGGCCGGCTGGTTTACGTCGCGAACCAGGGAACCGAAACGGAGCCGGATGAGACGGTCTCGGTTATCGATGTCGTAGGCGGGAATGTCGTGAAGACCATCCAGACGGACAAGGGCGCTCACGGCGTGACGGTCGTTGCCGACGGAGCCTTTGTCTTCGTCACCAACATCGTGGCCGGGACCGTTTCCCAGATCGACGTCGGCAGCCAGTCCGTGGTCAAGACATATGCTGTCGGCAAGGGACCGAACGGCGTCACCTATCAGGCGCAGTGA
- a CDS encoding response regulator, which produces MTDLSPHILVVDDHREIRDAVTRYLEKNGMRATPARDAAEMDVALKAGRFDLIVLDVMMPGEDGLSAARRVSASGGPPILMLSALGEETDRIVGLEIGADDYLVKPFNPRELLARIKAILRRSDRPEPMAGTLGGRKLAFAGWVLDTDTRALTHQDGREVSLTSAEFKLLTIFLERPRFVLSRDQLLDLTSGRVAEVFDRTIDNQVSRLRRKIEDDAASPRIIATIRAGGYSLATDVREVN; this is translated from the coding sequence ATGACTGATCTATCGCCCCATATCCTGGTCGTGGACGACCATCGCGAAATCCGCGATGCGGTGACGCGATATCTGGAAAAGAACGGGATGCGCGCAACGCCTGCTCGCGATGCCGCGGAAATGGACGTGGCTCTGAAGGCCGGAAGGTTCGATCTGATCGTTCTCGATGTGATGATGCCAGGCGAGGATGGGCTTTCCGCCGCGCGGCGCGTTTCGGCCAGCGGCGGCCCGCCGATCCTGATGCTCAGCGCCTTGGGCGAGGAGACCGACCGCATCGTTGGTCTGGAAATCGGCGCCGACGACTATCTGGTGAAGCCTTTCAATCCGCGCGAACTCCTGGCGCGGATCAAGGCCATCTTGCGACGTTCTGACCGGCCCGAGCCCATGGCTGGTACTCTTGGTGGGCGCAAGCTGGCCTTCGCAGGTTGGGTGCTCGACACCGATACCCGCGCCCTCACGCATCAGGACGGGCGTGAAGTCAGCCTGACAAGCGCCGAGTTCAAGTTGCTGACCATCTTTCTGGAACGCCCGCGCTTCGTGCTGTCGCGCGATCAGCTGTTGGACCTGACGTCCGGCCGGGTAGCCGAGGTTTTCGACCGCACCATCGACAACCAGGTCAGCCGCCTGCGCCGCAAGATCGAAGATGACGCGGCAAGCCCCAGGATCATCGCCACCATTCGGGCGGGTGGCTACAGCCTTGCGACCGATGTCCGAGAGGTGAATTGA
- a CDS encoding IS6 family transposase, with amino-acid sequence MTEFPAAHFRRHRFPAEIITHAVWLYFRFPLSLRDVEDLLAERGINVSFQTVSEWAAKFGLKFANQLRRRSRGQFADKWQLDEMVVTIKGKKYWLWRAVDANGYVLDALLQSRRNKAAALRLMRKLLKGQGIAPRVMLTDKLRSYSAAKADLMPKVEHRSHKGLNNQAENSHLAVRRRERRMMRFKSARQCQRFVSTHGQIANLFLLHRKDLTAADHRQLRTHAISTWREIALSIDA; translated from the coding sequence ATGACCGAATTCCCTGCCGCCCACTTCAGACGCCACCGCTTTCCTGCCGAGATCATCACCCATGCGGTCTGGCTGTATTTCCGATTTCCGCTCAGTTTACGCGACGTCGAAGATCTGTTGGCCGAGCGCGGCATCAACGTCTCATTCCAGACCGTCTCGGAATGGGCGGCGAAATTTGGCTTGAAGTTCGCCAATCAGCTCCGACGCCGCTCACGAGGCCAGTTTGCCGACAAGTGGCAGCTCGATGAGATGGTGGTGACGATCAAGGGAAAGAAATACTGGCTGTGGCGCGCCGTCGATGCCAACGGCTACGTTCTCGACGCCCTCTTGCAAAGCCGAAGGAACAAGGCAGCAGCCTTGCGTCTGATGCGCAAACTGCTCAAGGGTCAAGGTATCGCCCCGCGCGTGATGCTGACCGACAAGCTGCGTTCCTATTCGGCTGCGAAGGCGGATTTGATGCCGAAGGTCGAACATCGCTCGCACAAGGGATTGAACAACCAGGCTGAAAATTCCCATCTTGCTGTGCGACGACGAGAGCGGCGCATGATGCGCTTCAAGTCCGCGCGGCAATGTCAGCGTTTCGTCTCCACTCACGGCCAGATCGCCAATCTCTTCCTTCTTCACCGCAAAGACTTGACCGCCGCAGACCATCGCCAGCTTCGCACTCACGCCATCTCGACCTGGCGGGAAATCGCTTTGTCGATTGATGCGTGA
- a CDS encoding FtsX-like permease family protein, with product MSYLLQRLFGRLPIGWLQLTHNRTRFAAALAGVAFANVLVFVQLGIMNSMGAATLRPYDFFQADIMISASDASTLTDGGNVARQWLLQAMGDPDVSAGMGLLIANVPWDRGEKDISLTTFGVDPVKKEFLAADIASDLYLLQVQDAAILDRLARGLGKDEASAIRPQSPLSFETQGRTVTAYATFAGGGGFGGDGYMLVSDQTFLSLFPTRSSTAPDHILLTLRPGAQTEAVIARLKSLISDPSLRIRSYEQAAQEDLRYQQTKRPTGIIFGFGVLIGVLVGIVIVYQVLSTDVADHLREYATFKAMGYGPQFFLGIVFEEALVLGIMGFIPGLVVGTTILTVMGKITTLPLGMTPSMAATVFLGTIVFSALSGAIATRRLAAADPADLF from the coding sequence ATGAGCTACCTGCTGCAACGCCTGTTCGGGCGGCTGCCGATCGGCTGGCTGCAATTGACCCATAACCGCACCCGCTTTGCGGCGGCACTGGCCGGCGTGGCCTTTGCCAATGTGCTGGTCTTCGTCCAGCTTGGGATCATGAATTCGATGGGTGCTGCAACATTGCGACCCTATGATTTCTTCCAGGCAGATATCATGATTTCGGCCAGCGACGCGAGCACCCTGACCGATGGCGGCAATGTCGCAAGGCAATGGCTGCTACAGGCAATGGGTGATCCGGATGTCTCCGCGGGCATGGGTCTCCTGATCGCCAATGTTCCCTGGGACCGGGGCGAGAAGGACATCAGTCTGACGACCTTTGGCGTGGACCCGGTCAAGAAAGAATTCCTGGCCGCCGATATCGCAAGCGATCTGTACCTCTTGCAGGTGCAAGATGCGGCGATACTCGACCGGCTGGCCCGGGGACTGGGCAAGGATGAAGCTTCCGCGATCCGTCCGCAATCACCGCTCTCCTTTGAAACGCAGGGCCGTACCGTCACCGCTTACGCCACCTTTGCCGGCGGAGGCGGGTTCGGTGGCGATGGCTATATGCTGGTCTCGGATCAGACCTTTTTGTCGCTGTTCCCGACGCGCAGTTCCACGGCGCCCGACCATATCCTTTTGACGCTGCGCCCCGGCGCGCAGACGGAGGCCGTGATCGCGCGCCTGAAATCCCTGATCTCCGATCCATCCCTGCGCATCCGCAGCTATGAACAAGCCGCGCAGGAGGACCTGCGCTACCAGCAGACCAAGCGGCCCACGGGCATCATCTTCGGCTTCGGCGTACTGATAGGCGTTCTCGTCGGAATCGTGATCGTCTATCAGGTGCTGTCCACCGACGTGGCCGACCACCTGCGTGAATACGCAACCTTCAAGGCCATGGGTTATGGCCCCCAGTTCTTTCTCGGCATCGTCTTCGAAGAGGCGCTGGTGCTGGGGATCATGGGATTTATCCCCGGTCTGGTTGTCGGGACGACCATTTTGACAGTCATGGGCAAGATAACCACCCTGCCACTGGGCATGACACCCTCGATGGCGGCGACGGTCTTCCTCGGCACCATCGTGTTTTCCGCCCTGTCCGGCGCCATCGCCACCCGTCGGCTTGCCGCTGCCGACCCTGCCGATCTCTTCTAG
- a CDS encoding EF-hand domain-containing protein has product MKRKTILTLGAIAAVAVIGGATIPAIAGGGPWGMMGGHAPGMMMQGADGAGWGPGRMGQRAGHGPMGMNGFAENPVFQSFDADKDGKVTATEAEAGVSALLATHDADKSGALSEAEFAALFSEVTKGMAARPFAMLDDDGNKEISAEEITFPVKMMARMGRLTDINAGTPTKP; this is encoded by the coding sequence ATGAAACGCAAGACGATCCTTACTCTTGGCGCCATCGCTGCCGTCGCAGTCATCGGCGGTGCGACCATTCCGGCCATCGCGGGCGGCGGCCCCTGGGGCATGATGGGAGGCCATGCACCGGGCATGATGATGCAGGGCGCCGACGGCGCAGGATGGGGGCCTGGCCGGATGGGCCAGCGCGCCGGCCATGGCCCGATGGGCATGAACGGCTTTGCCGAAAATCCGGTCTTCCAGTCTTTCGATGCCGACAAGGACGGCAAGGTCACGGCTACGGAGGCAGAGGCCGGTGTTTCCGCCCTGCTCGCCACCCATGATGCCGACAAGAGCGGCGCTCTGTCCGAGGCGGAATTTGCCGCGCTCTTTTCCGAGGTGACCAAAGGCATGGCCGCGCGACCCTTCGCCATGCTCGATGATGATGGCAACAAGGAAATCAGCGCCGAGGAAATCACCTTTCCCGTGAAGATGATGGCCCGCATGGGCCGCTTGACAGACATCAATGCCGGAACCCCGACCAAACCGTAA
- a CDS encoding ATP-binding protein — protein sequence MRLAPRSLTGQLALLILVAFLVAQFISLWLFTGERGTALQASLRVETAERAAAVVLALEAAEPENRPGVLAAARSHQAQFEVGESAISLKETELPAVRSRVTDVLGSPREIRAEEVGISPRDGRPMTPPAALAWLRDRLLAAGVAPTELRLSVLLKDGTWLNVRSRNDRRDFQLPPAILGTILLSLALIMAALWLGLRRITGPLRHLVQAAEEMGIDGPAFSMPRGGPDEVRALSDAMERMQARISGMVADRTRMLAALGHDLRSPITALRLRAEMVDDDETRERMAATLDEMQDMVEATLAYARGVSPDQPMEPTDISRLLLDLASELSETGPQVVTGTMEPVTLPLRRTPMRRALRNLIENAQRYGGEAVIGLSRMGSDVVISIDDTGPGIPDADLSRVFEPFTRLEQSRSRETGGVGLGLPIARAILHAHGGTVELTNRAKGGLRATITLRGAVAREG from the coding sequence ATGCGGCTTGCCCCTCGCAGCCTGACCGGGCAGTTGGCACTGTTGATCCTGGTCGCCTTCCTGGTGGCCCAGTTCATAAGCCTCTGGCTTTTCACGGGTGAACGCGGGACCGCCTTGCAAGCCAGCCTCAGAGTCGAAACCGCCGAGCGGGCAGCGGCGGTCGTTCTCGCACTGGAAGCCGCCGAACCGGAAAATCGTCCGGGCGTCCTTGCCGCGGCCCGCTCGCATCAAGCGCAATTCGAGGTGGGAGAGAGCGCGATCAGTTTGAAGGAAACTGAGCTACCGGCGGTCCGATCCAGGGTAACAGATGTGCTGGGAAGCCCGCGCGAGATTCGTGCCGAAGAAGTCGGGATCTCCCCGCGCGACGGCCGTCCCATGACGCCTCCTGCCGCGCTTGCCTGGTTGCGTGACCGGCTGCTGGCCGCAGGCGTGGCTCCAACCGAACTTCGCCTGTCCGTGCTCTTGAAGGACGGGACCTGGCTCAATGTCCGCTCCCGCAACGACCGCCGGGATTTCCAGCTCCCTCCGGCTATCCTGGGCACTATTCTGCTTTCGTTGGCGCTGATCATGGCAGCGCTCTGGCTTGGACTGCGCCGGATCACCGGCCCGCTGCGACACCTTGTTCAGGCGGCGGAAGAGATGGGGATCGACGGTCCGGCATTTTCCATGCCGCGCGGCGGGCCCGACGAGGTGCGCGCACTGTCCGACGCGATGGAGCGGATGCAGGCACGCATATCCGGCATGGTTGCCGACCGGACGCGAATGCTGGCGGCGCTCGGTCACGATCTTAGGTCGCCCATCACGGCGCTGCGCCTGCGGGCGGAGATGGTCGATGATGACGAGACGCGAGAGCGCATGGCAGCGACGCTGGATGAAATGCAGGACATGGTCGAGGCGACGCTGGCCTATGCCCGTGGCGTCTCGCCTGACCAGCCGATGGAACCGACGGACATTTCGCGACTGCTCCTGGATCTGGCCTCCGAACTGAGCGAAACCGGTCCGCAGGTGGTAACCGGCACGATGGAACCCGTCACCTTGCCGCTTCGGCGGACGCCGATGCGGCGCGCCTTGCGCAACCTGATAGAGAATGCCCAGCGTTACGGGGGCGAAGCGGTCATTGGTCTCAGTCGAATGGGCAGCGATGTCGTCATTTCCATCGACGATACAGGACCGGGCATACCCGATGCGGATCTCTCCCGCGTCTTCGAGCCGTTTACACGGCTTGAACAATCCCGCTCTCGTGAGACCGGGGGTGTCGGGTTGGGTCTCCCCATTGCGAGAGCCATACTGCACGCGCATGGCGGAACGGTGGAGTTAACGAACCGGGCCAAGGGCGGCCTGCGGGCGACCATTACACTGCGAGGCGCGGTTGCACGAGAGGGGTGA
- a CDS encoding HlyD family efflux transporter periplasmic adaptor subunit, giving the protein MSAPEEQSLPIDLKLSEPTVARRRRWFRKRYLLVLLVPVFMFSGAVLGLYFQPTGLQKFYALTGLTPGGGSDAPIALPPEIELPSKMAETLLPTDVVGLARVMPRGDVSVVAAPYGAGDARVAEILVSVGDRVEKGTVLARLDNHSALTGAVLTAEANLAVREANLIQTRAAIEASRNEAQATLDQALATAAEAATTLARTAELVSHDVGTQATLDAARSAAESAQLSVVRAEATLTRYAAVTLDEQPDVIVASRNVDAARSDLARAQLDLARAEVVAPITGTILDIHVTPGQRPPTDGIMDMGDTDQMMAEVEIWQDRISNVLVGQPVELATPALGVTLQGRVDSIGLTVGRQGLISDDAAENKDARVIQVLVVLDKASSELAARFTNLEVIARIDTTARVNP; this is encoded by the coding sequence ATGTCAGCGCCCGAAGAGCAAAGCCTTCCGATTGATCTGAAACTGTCTGAGCCGACAGTTGCTCGCCGGCGCCGCTGGTTTCGCAAGCGCTATCTGCTGGTCCTGCTGGTCCCGGTGTTCATGTTCTCGGGCGCGGTGCTGGGACTGTATTTTCAACCGACGGGCTTGCAGAAGTTCTACGCACTGACGGGCCTTACTCCCGGTGGCGGCTCGGATGCACCCATTGCGCTGCCGCCCGAGATCGAGCTGCCGTCGAAGATGGCGGAAACCCTGCTGCCCACCGATGTGGTGGGGTTGGCGCGGGTGATGCCGCGTGGCGATGTCTCGGTTGTGGCGGCACCCTACGGCGCGGGCGATGCGCGCGTTGCCGAAATCCTCGTATCCGTGGGTGACCGGGTGGAGAAGGGCACCGTGCTGGCGCGGCTCGACAATCACTCGGCTCTGACCGGCGCGGTCCTGACGGCCGAGGCAAACCTTGCCGTGCGCGAAGCAAACCTCATTCAGACCCGTGCCGCGATAGAGGCAAGCCGCAACGAAGCACAAGCTACGCTTGATCAGGCCCTGGCCACTGCGGCAGAAGCCGCCACGACGCTGGCGCGAACGGCAGAACTCGTTTCGCACGATGTGGGCACACAGGCTACGCTCGATGCCGCCCGTTCGGCGGCAGAGAGCGCCCAACTTTCCGTGGTGCGCGCCGAGGCGACGTTAACGCGCTATGCCGCAGTCACGCTGGACGAACAGCCCGATGTGATCGTGGCGAGCCGCAATGTGGATGCCGCCCGATCCGACCTCGCCCGTGCGCAGCTTGATCTTGCGCGCGCCGAGGTCGTGGCCCCGATCACCGGTACAATCCTCGACATCCATGTTACGCCCGGACAGCGCCCTCCTACCGACGGCATCATGGACATGGGCGACACCGACCAGATGATGGCCGAGGTGGAGATCTGGCAGGACCGCATCAGTAATGTTTTGGTCGGCCAACCGGTGGAGTTGGCCACCCCGGCACTGGGTGTCACGCTTCAGGGCCGGGTGGACAGCATCGGGCTGACCGTGGGACGGCAGGGACTGATTTCGGACGACGCGGCGGAAAACAAGGATGCGCGCGTGATCCAGGTCCTGGTGGTGCTGGACAAGGCCTCCTCTGAACTTGCCGCACGCTTCACGAATCTCGAGGTCATAGCCCGCATTGACACCACTGCGCGGGTCAATCCATGA